Proteins encoded within one genomic window of bacterium:
- a CDS encoding DJ-1/PfpI family protein — protein MKKVLLFLSNGFEEYEASVFTDVLGWSRVYGYIPVGVTTVGRRPEIKGTWNFTVIPEIQIAEVKVKDYDALAIPGGFEKAGFYEDAYSEDFLELIRNFDEEKKIIASICVGALPLGKSGILKGRRATTYHLLDGIRRKQLAKFGVKVLNQDVVVDENIITSSSPATVLNVAFTLLEMLTSKENCEKVKKWMGF, from the coding sequence ATGAAGAAGGTATTACTTTTTTTATCCAATGGTTTTGAAGAATATGAAGCCAGTGTTTTTACCGATGTGTTAGGCTGGAGTAGGGTTTATGGCTATATTCCTGTTGGAGTAACTACCGTTGGGAGGCGACCTGAAATAAAAGGCACCTGGAATTTTACCGTCATCCCTGAAATTCAGATAGCTGAGGTTAAGGTGAAGGATTATGATGCCTTAGCCATTCCTGGGGGTTTTGAAAAGGCAGGATTCTATGAAGACGCCTATAGTGAAGATTTTCTTGAATTGATTAGAAATTTTGATGAAGAAAAGAAGATTATAGCCTCAATATGCGTAGGTGCTTTACCATTAGGGAAAAGTGGCATTTTAAAAGGTCGCAGAGCCACAACATATCATTTACTTGATGGAATTAGAAGAAAACAATTGGCAAAATTTGGAGTGAAAGTTCTTAATCAGGATGTGGTTGTAGATGAGAATATTATTACCTCTTCCTCGCCAGCAACTGTCCTAAATGTCGCGTTCACATTATTAGAAATGCTAACCTCAAAAGAAAACTGTGAAAAGGTGAAGAAGTGGATGGGGTTTTAA
- a CDS encoding methyltransferase domain-containing protein: MYKWDAEDYHKSSGEQQKWAKELISKLALKGNERVLDIGCGDGKVTAEIAEKLPQGSVLGIDNSKEMIDFAQNKFSLKNLGFRLQDAREMNFISEFDVVFSTSTLHWVIDHLPLLGGIKKSLKPGGKVLLQMAGKGNAAKIIEVSEAIVNSKKWCGYFSDFAFPWNFYGTDEYNIWLKDVGLKAKRVELIPKDMLHKGKKGLVAWIRTTWLPYIQRLPEELRNEFIGEIVDKYIKDYPPDNEGLIHLQMMRLEVEAEKL; encoded by the coding sequence ATGTATAAATGGGATGCAGAGGATTATCATAAAAGTTCTGGAGAGCAACAAAAGTGGGCAAAAGAACTTATATCAAAACTCGCTCTTAAAGGAAATGAGCGGGTTTTAGATATTGGATGTGGTGATGGTAAGGTTACCGCTGAAATTGCTGAAAAATTACCACAGGGTTCGGTTTTGGGTATTGATAATTCTAAAGAGATGATTGATTTCGCACAGAATAAATTTTCTTTGAAAAATCTTGGCTTTAGATTACAGGATGCAAGAGAGATGAATTTTATTAGCGAATTTGATGTCGTCTTTTCTACCTCTACCCTACATTGGGTCATTGACCATCTGCCCCTCCTTGGTGGGATTAAAAAGAGCCTGAAGCCAGGTGGAAAGGTGTTGCTTCAGATGGCTGGCAAAGGAAACGCTGCCAAAATCATAGAGGTTTCGGAGGCAATTGTAAATAGTAAAAAGTGGTGTGGATATTTTTCTGATTTTGCTTTCCCCTGGAATTTTTACGGAACAGATGAATACAATATCTGGCTGAAAGATGTTGGGCTTAAGGCAAAACGGGTTGAACTAATCCCAAAGGATATGCTCCATAAAGGAAAGAAAGGATTGGTAGCATGGATTCGGACAACCTGGCTTCCCTATATCCAAAGGTTACCCGAAGAACTACGCAATGAATTTATTGGGGAGATAGTGGATAAATACATTAAAGATTATCCACCAGACAACGAGGGGCTTATTCATCTTCAAATGATGAGACTGGAGGTTGAAGCAGAAAAATTATGA
- a CDS encoding cupin domain-containing protein — MKKDYLKDLAEATKILLEEPDVKKIIMKLKVQIQKSTEPFAWRTIEINNLKDRLPPEFQSIWVFVLKRNFPSVAHYHPNSIQHTVMVDGKGRVKINKQYKELKLFNPKNDECWCIIDKNMPHEFYPKESEIVVISFHTCLSKELIEIRCDTHEQRLYEP, encoded by the coding sequence ATGAAAAAGGATTATTTGAAGGATTTAGCTGAAGCAACTAAAATATTACTGGAAGAACCAGATGTTAAAAAGATTATCATGAAACTCAAAGTGCAGATTCAAAAATCAACTGAGCCATTTGCCTGGAGGACAATAGAAATAAACAATCTTAAAGATAGACTTCCACCAGAATTTCAATCTATCTGGGTATTTGTTCTTAAGAGGAATTTTCCATCTGTTGCTCATTATCACCCTAATAGCATTCAACATACGGTAATGGTTGATGGAAAAGGAAGGGTCAAAATTAACAAGCAATATAAGGAGTTGAAATTATTTAATCCAAAGAATGATGAATGTTGGTGTATTATAGACAAAAATATGCCTCATGAATTTTATCCTAAAGAGAGTGAGATAGTGGTTATTTCTTTTCATACATGCTTAAGCAAAGAGCTTATAGAGATAAGATGTGATACTCATGAACAACGTCTATACGAACCCTAA
- a CDS encoding class I SAM-dependent methyltransferase, whose protein sequence is MSKKKANKKPHYGYYGFGYFHLIVSVDIILGAVVAIFLLEVIGMIVIALGLWSLLGYWVGMHFSRQHEPYDLSDILTLKGDENVLDVGCGLGKATIGVANLLNEGKAIGIDIWDRRDIMNASLERSYKNAEIEGVRDKVEFRTGNALNIPFPDNSFDVVVAASLLDSFWSDSKRLKFLSEVLRVLRPEGKFLSMEPLRNIGMIIMIPLLAWKFLPKEKCINLLERSGFVNLEYKYKNEIGYFLVEKRKAKK, encoded by the coding sequence AAGGCTAACAAAAAACCACACTATGGATATTATGGCTTTGGATACTTTCACCTTATTGTTAGTGTGGATATTATTTTGGGGGCAGTAGTTGCCATATTCCTCTTGGAAGTGATAGGGATGATTGTTATTGCCCTTGGTCTCTGGAGCTTACTTGGCTATTGGGTGGGAATGCATTTTAGTAGGCAGCATGAACCATATGATTTATCAGACATACTGACTTTGAAAGGTGATGAAAATGTATTAGATGTAGGATGTGGTTTAGGTAAAGCTACTATTGGAGTGGCAAATCTTTTGAACGAAGGAAAGGCTATAGGAATTGATATCTGGGACAGAAGGGATATTATGAATGCTTCTCTTGAACGATCTTATAAGAATGCAGAAATTGAGGGTGTGAGAGACAAGGTTGAATTTAGAACAGGAAATGCTCTCAACATACCTTTCCCAGATAATTCTTTTGATGTTGTAGTTGCGGCAAGTCTACTGGATAGTTTTTGGAGTGATTCAAAAAGACTTAAATTTTTGTCAGAGGTTCTGAGGGTTTTAAGACCAGAGGGAAAATTCCTATCAATGGAACCATTACGAAATATAGGAATGATTATTATGATCCCACTTTTAGCCTGGAAGTTTCTCCCTAAAGAAAAATGCATAAATTTATTGGAGCGATCAGGATTCGTTAACCTTGAGTATAAGTATAAAAACGAAATAGGGTATTTCTTGGTAGAAAAGCGAAAAGCTAAGAAATGA